AGATCGCCGTGGGCGGCGCCAAGAACGCCGTGCTGCCGCTGATGGCCGCCGCCCTGCTGACGCGGGGGCGGTCGGTGATCGACAACGTGCCCCACCTGCAGGACGTGCGCTTCTTCGCGACGATTCTCGCGGGGCTCGGGGCGCGCATCGAGTTCGCCGACCATTTCATGGTCATCGACACGTCCGACCTGGCGGGCACCGAGGCGCCCTACGACCTGGTGCGCAAGATGCGCGCGAGCATCTACGTGCTGGGCCCCCTGCTGGCCGCCCACGGTCGGGCGCGGGTGTCGCTGCCCGGCGGCTGCGCCTGGGGGCCGCGGCCGGTGAACCTGCACCTGGAGGGCATGAAGGCCCTCGGGGCGGAGATCCGGCTGGACGGGGGCTACATCGATGCGCGGGCGGAGAACGGCCTGCGCGGCGGGCGATTCCGCTTCGAGCCGGTCTCGGTCGGCGGCACCTGCAACGTGCTCATGGCGGCGGTGCTCGCCGACGGCGTGAGCGAGCTGGAGAACTGCGCCGTCGAGCCCGAGGTGACGCAGCTGGCCGAGGCGCTCGTGCGCGCCGGCGCCCTCATCGAGGGCGTGGGCACGTCGAGCCTGCGCGTGACGGGGGTCGGCGGGCTCGAACCCGTGGCGCACCGCGTCATCGCCGACCGCATCGAGGCGGGCACGATCATGGCCGGCGTGGCCCTCGCCGGCGGCGAAGTGAAGCTGACGGGCGTCGATCCGGCCCACCTGAAACCCGTGCGCGTGGTGCTCGAGGAGATGGGCTGCACCATCGTCCGCGACGAGTTCGCCCTGACGATCGCGGCGGAGGGCCGGCCGCGGCCGGTGGAGGTGGTCACGCGGCCCTACCCGGGCTTCCCCACCGACATGCAGGCCCAGGTCATGGCGGCCTGCACCCTGGCCGCAGGCACGAGCCACATCACCGAGACCATCTACCTCGACCGCTTCACCCACGTGGCCGAACTGCAGCGTCTCGGCGCGGACATCCGCATCGACGGGGCGCAGGCGACGATCCGCGGCGTCGAGCGGCTCTCCGGTGCGCCGGTCATGGCCACCGACCTGCGGGCCAGCGCGGCCCTGGTGCTGGCGGGCGTGGCGGCGCAGGGGACGACCATCGTCAACCGCGTCTACCACATCGACCGTGGCTACGAGCGCATCGAGGAGCGCCTGGGCGCCCTGGGGGCGCGCATCCGGCGCGAGAAGAGCTGAGGGGAAGACCGATCCGATGAGCGACACGCGACACTTCATCCTGGGCGCCGCGGGCCACGTGGACCACGGCAAGACCGCCCTGATCACGGCCCTGACCGGCACCCACACCGACCGCCTGAAGGAGGAGCGCGAGCGGGGCATCAGCATCGAGCTGGGCTTCGCCGAGCTCGAGCTGGGCGACGGCGTGGTGCTCGGCGTGGTCGACATGCCCGGGCACGAGAAGTTCGTCAAGCAGATGGTCTCGGGCGCCGGCGGCGTCGACCTGGCCTTCCTGCTGGTGGCGGCCGACGAGGGCGTGATGCCCCAGACCGTCGAGCACCTGGAGATCCTCGACTCCCTCGGCGTGCGCGGCGGCGTCGTGGTCATGAGCAAGATCGACATGGTCGACGAGGAGATCCTGGCCGTCGCCACCGAGGAGGCGCGCGAGCTGGTGGCCGGCACCTTCCTGGAGGGCCGGCCCGTCGTGCCGGTCTCGGCCCATGCGGGGACGGGGCTGGCCGAACTGAAGGCGGCGCTGCGGGCCGAGGCCCTCGCCCTGCCGGCGCGGGCGGAGGAGGGGGCGTTCCGCCTGCCGGTCGACCGCGTGTTCACCATGCCCGGGGCCGGCGTCGTGGTGACGGGCACCTGCTGGGCCGGCACCGTGGCCGTGGGCGACAAGGTGCAGCTCGAGCCCGGCGGCCAGACGGTGCGCGTGCGCGAGGTGCAGGTGCACGGCCGCAAGGCCGAGCGGGGGGCGTCGGGCCAGCGGTTGGCCCTGGCCCTGCACGGGGTGAAGAAGGACGAGATCGACCGCGGCTGGCAGCTCGTGGGGAACGGCGGCGCGCAGGTGACGCGACGGCTCGACCTGCGCGTGAACGTCATGACCCACTACCAGGGCGTGATCAAGAACCGGCAGCGGCTGCACGTGCACCACGCCGGCCGGGAGGTGCTGGGCCGCATCGTGCTGCTGGACGAGGAGGAGCTCGGCGCCGACGGCGCGCGCTCGGGGCTGGCCCAGCTCCACCTCGAGGACGAGCTCGTGGCCGCCCGCGGCGACCGCCTCGTGCTGCGCTTCTACTCGCCGGTGACGAGCATCGCCGGCGGCGTCGTGCTGGACCCGGCGCCGGGGCGGCACAAGCGCTTCGCCGAGAAGGCCCTGGCGAACCTGGCGATCATGGAGGACGGCGACCCGGCGGCCCTCTTCCGCCAGAACCTGCGGGAAGCCGGCACGGCGGGCCTGCCGATCGCCGAGGCCCTGGGGCAGCAGGATGATCCGGCCGCCGTGGCGGTGGGCCGGCGGCTGTACGACCGCGAGCTGCTGGCGGCGCTGGGCGCGGAGATCGGCGGACTCGTGGCGGCCTACGCCGAGCGCTTTCCCCTGCGCCTGGGCATGCCCCGGGAGGAGTGCCGCAAGCGCTGCCGGTTCAAGGGCGGGGTGGCCGAGTGGAGCGCCGTGTGCCAGCACCTGGCCACCGAGCAGCCGTGGTGCGTGGTGGGCGACCGCATCGGGCCGTCGCCGGAAGGACCGGTGCTGTCGGCACCGCTGGCCGCCGCCATGGAGACGGCCCGGGCCGAACTCGTCGCCTTCGGCCTGGATTGGCCGGGGCAGGAGAAGTGGGGCGACGACTCGCCGGTCTTCCGTCGGGCGGCCGCCGAACCGGCCCTGGCGGAATTCAAGGCGGCCGAGGTGGTGCGCCACCTCGTCGATCGCGGCGAGGCGGTGGCCATCGCCAACGAGTACATCGTTTCCACAACCGCCTTCGCCGATCTGCTGGACCGGCTCCGCGCGGGTTTTGCCGTTGCGCCGGAAATGGCCTTCGGCGAGTTCCGCGAACTCAGCGGCCTGACCCGCAAGCTGGGCATCCCCATGCTCGAGTACCTGGACGACCGGAACTACACCGTCCGGCGCGGGGACGTGCGGGTGGCGGGGTCGGCGCTCGCCGACTAGTCCGCGAGCAGGGCGTCCACGGCCAGGCGCCAGAACGCGACACCGGGCTCGAGCAGGGCGTCGGGGAAGTCGTAGTCCGGGTGGTGCAGGGGCGGCTGGGACTCGCCGGAGCCGAGCCCGACCAGGGCGCCGGGCCAGCGCGCCGTGAAATGGCCGAAATCCTCGGACCACCGGAAGGGCTCCCGCGGCCGCCGTATCGGGATCCCCGCCCGTTCCGCCGCGGCCGTGAGGTGCCCGACGATGT
The window above is part of the bacterium genome. Proteins encoded here:
- the selB gene encoding selenocysteine-specific translation elongation factor, encoding MSDTRHFILGAAGHVDHGKTALITALTGTHTDRLKEERERGISIELGFAELELGDGVVLGVVDMPGHEKFVKQMVSGAGGVDLAFLLVAADEGVMPQTVEHLEILDSLGVRGGVVVMSKIDMVDEEILAVATEEARELVAGTFLEGRPVVPVSAHAGTGLAELKAALRAEALALPARAEEGAFRLPVDRVFTMPGAGVVVTGTCWAGTVAVGDKVQLEPGGQTVRVREVQVHGRKAERGASGQRLALALHGVKKDEIDRGWQLVGNGGAQVTRRLDLRVNVMTHYQGVIKNRQRLHVHHAGREVLGRIVLLDEEELGADGARSGLAQLHLEDELVAARGDRLVLRFYSPVTSIAGGVVLDPAPGRHKRFAEKALANLAIMEDGDPAALFRQNLREAGTAGLPIAEALGQQDDPAAVAVGRRLYDRELLAALGAEIGGLVAAYAERFPLRLGMPREECRKRCRFKGGVAEWSAVCQHLATEQPWCVVGDRIGPSPEGPVLSAPLAAAMETARAELVAFGLDWPGQEKWGDDSPVFRRAAAEPALAEFKAAEVVRHLVDRGEAVAIANEYIVSTTAFADLLDRLRAGFAVAPEMAFGEFRELSGLTRKLGIPMLEYLDDRNYTVRRGDVRVAGSALAD
- the murA gene encoding UDP-N-acetylglucosamine 1-carboxyvinyltransferase, with the protein product MDRFVIEGPTPLQGEIAVGGAKNAVLPLMAAALLTRGRSVIDNVPHLQDVRFFATILAGLGARIEFADHFMVIDTSDLAGTEAPYDLVRKMRASIYVLGPLLAAHGRARVSLPGGCAWGPRPVNLHLEGMKALGAEIRLDGGYIDARAENGLRGGRFRFEPVSVGGTCNVLMAAVLADGVSELENCAVEPEVTQLAEALVRAGALIEGVGTSSLRVTGVGGLEPVAHRVIADRIEAGTIMAGVALAGGEVKLTGVDPAHLKPVRVVLEEMGCTIVRDEFALTIAAEGRPRPVEVVTRPYPGFPTDMQAQVMAACTLAAGTSHITETIYLDRFTHVAELQRLGADIRIDGAQATIRGVERLSGAPVMATDLRASAALVLAGVAAQGTTIVNRVYHIDRGYERIEERLGALGARIRREKS